Proteins encoded by one window of Cannabis sativa cultivar Pink pepper isolate KNU-18-1 chromosome 4, ASM2916894v1, whole genome shotgun sequence:
- the LOC115712361 gene encoding LEAF RUST 10 DISEASE-RESISTANCE LOCUS RECEPTOR-LIKE PROTEIN KINASE-like 1.1 isoform X4, whose translation MAAIIPLFVIFILTHSLLPSSAEEEGTLSKCGVFSVSCSEDGPKIQLKKEEEGPGHWYRIDSVQSGPDSLISIVVKEEATLSSQEEPCEYINEYSFPTTDNDSWYNFKADNSHTLYRCSHDPGLSTIKGFSQTKCHDHDFYCGPPNMSFPFQYQQTCQNFTLPFPPPPPPPFPSPPPPVNIHFSFGLRATPACFGCYKEGGYCSNTPQENQFQCTSKGKKKRKLIIGIIAGLGSGVLLTTIVLGIIMWRRKHKPATSRNIPDPYLNVDDPEGASGHLGVLVFSYKDLTEATNNFDAEKELGDGGFGAVYHGVLKDGREVAVKRLYEHNYKRVEQFVNEIKILTLLRHKNLVSLYGCTSHRSRELLLVYEYIPNGTVADHLHGDQAITSPLTWSIRLSIAIETASALAYLHASDIVHRDVKTNNILLDNNFSVKVADFGLSRLFPNDVTHVSTAPQGTPGYVDPEYHQCYQLTSKSDVYSFGVVLVELLSSMPAVDITRHRHEINLSNLAISKIQKRAYNELIDQQLGFASDIEVRTMTIAVAELAFECLQQDKEMRPTMDEVLERLRRIEDGKIETQPPPPQPSPECGDEVGLLKNMKHDQHSPSSPNAVTEAWPSTTSTTPNFSA comes from the exons ATGGCTGCTATTATTCCTCTGTTTGTTATATTCATTCTCACTCATTCTCTGCTTCCAAGCTCCGCTGAAGAAGAGGGAACCCTTTCAAAATGTGGGGTGTTCTCAGTGAGTTGTTCAGAAGATGGACCTAAGATCCAattgaaaaaagaagaagaagggccTGGGCACTGGTATAGAATTGACTCAGTTCAGTCAGGCCCAGACTCTTTAATTTCCATTGTGGTGAAAGAGGAAGCAACGCTGTCTTCCCAAGAAGAACCTTGTGAATATATCAATGAATACTCCTTTCCCACCACTGATAATGATTCATGGTATAATTTTAAAGCTGATAACTCACACACCCTTTACAGGTGCAGCCACGATCCTGGTCTTAGTACTATCAAAGGTTTTAGTCAAACTAAGTGCCACGACCACGACTTCTATTGCGGACCTCCAAACATGAGTTTTCCTTTTCAATACCAACAAACATGTCAAAATTTCACGCTTCCATTTCCACCTCCACCTCCACCTCCATTTCCATCTCCACCTCCACCTGTTAATATTCATTTCAGTTTTGGATTGCGTGCAACTCCTGCTTGTTTCGGATGTTACAAGGAAGGAGGATATTGCAGCAACACTCCACAGGAAAATCAATTTCAGTGCACATCAAAAG gaaaaaagaagagaaagttAATAATAGGAATAATAGCAG GGTTGGGTTCGGGAGTTCTTTTAACTACAATTGTCTTGGGAATCATTATGTGGCGCAGGAAACATAAACCTGCTACTTCAAGGAACATCCCTGATCCATATTTGAATGTGGATGATCCAGAGGGTGCAAGTGGTCATCTTGGGGTCCTTGTGTTTTCCTATAAAGATCTTACTGAAGCCACTAATAACTTTGATGCTGAAAAAGAACTTGGAGATGGAGGCTTTGGAGCTGTATACCATG GCGTGCTCAAAGACGGGAGAGAAGTAGCAGTGAAGCGATTATACGAGCACAACTACAAAAGAGTAGAACAATTCGTAAACGAGATAAAAATCCTCACACTCCTGCGCCACAAAAACTTGGTATCCCTCTATGGTTGCACTTCACACCGCAGCAGAGAACTCCTCCTAGTCTACGAGTACATTCCCAATGGCACAGTTGCAGACCATCTCCACGGAGACCAAGCCATAACAAGCCCTCTAACCTGGTCAATCCGCCTAAGCATCGCCATTGAAACAGCCAGTGCATTAGCCTACCTCCACGCCTCAGACATAGTCCACCGCGATGTCAAGACCAACAACATTCTCTTAGACAACAATTTCAGTGTCAAAGTTGCGGATTTCGGCCTATCAAGGCTTTTCCCCAACGATGTAACACATGTTTCAACTGCACCACAAGGGACCCCTGGCTACGTTGATCCAGAGTATCATCAGTGTTATCAGCTGACTAGTAAGAGCGATGTTTATAGCTTTGGAGTTGTTCTAGTTGAGCTCTTATCATCTATGCCTGCTGTTGATATAACAAGACATAGACATGAGATTAATCTCTCTAACTTAGCTATATCCAAGATTCAAAAAAGGGCTTATAATGAGTTGATTGATCAACAACTTGGGTTTGCTTCAGATATTGAAGTTAGAACTATGACCATTGCTGTAGCAGAGTTGGCTTTTGAGTGTTTACAACAAGATAAGGAAATGAGGCCTACAATGGATGAAGTTTTGGAAAGACTAAGGAGAATTGAAGATGGGAAAATTGAGACTCAACCACCACCGCCACAACCTTCCCCGGAATGTGGCGATGAAGTGGGGttgttaaaaaatatgaaacatGATCAGCATTCGCCATCATCGCCGAATGCTGTCACTGAAGCTTGGCCAAGTACTACTTCTACTACGCCTAATTTCAGTGCCTAA
- the LOC115712361 gene encoding LEAF RUST 10 DISEASE-RESISTANCE LOCUS RECEPTOR-LIKE PROTEIN KINASE-like 1.2 isoform X1, producing MKNSFSLFLLLLFNFNFIFYNYSVKAASDPHYESCIVPKFCGNQTISFPFFIQGQQEPYCGYPGFNLTCDSRGRSIINLSSQNYVVLQIFYQNQSVILSNAAFLDLDDEQACLPFIRNLTDLSPDFKIAETDDDRNSVVLLYNCRFSSIERNNHFLKNRIGCYGENETNSVLAFYESEEDELVEASRMCVPGPNGDVMAAKTAVVENNELGMVTMRDVVRSGFMVNWIASNCSVCEESGGRCGFLWDIYHFRCFCPDRPHALKCFPVTAAPAAGKKKRKLIIGIIAGLGSGVLLTTIVLGIIMWRRKHKPATSRNIPDPYLNVDDPEGASGHLGVLVFSYKDLTEATNNFDAEKELGDGGFGAVYHGVLKDGREVAVKRLYEHNYKRVEQFVNEIKILTLLRHKNLVSLYGCTSHRSRELLLVYEYIPNGTVADHLHGDQAITSPLTWSIRLSIAIETASALAYLHASDIVHRDVKTNNILLDNNFSVKVADFGLSRLFPNDVTHVSTAPQGTPGYVDPEYHQCYQLTSKSDVYSFGVVLVELLSSMPAVDITRHRHEINLSNLAISKIQKRAYNELIDQQLGFASDIEVRTMTIAVAELAFECLQQDKEMRPTMDEVLERLRRIEDGKIETQPPPPQPSPECGDEVGLLKNMKHDQHSPSSPNAVTEAWPSTTSTTPNFSA from the exons ATGAAAAACTCTTTCTCATTATTCCTTCTTCTacttttcaatttcaatttcaTTTTCTATAATTACTCAGTTAAAGCTGCATCAGATCCTCACTACGAATCTTGTATTGTCCCcaaattttgtggaaaccaAACAATAAGCTTCCCTTTCTTCATTCAAGGCCAACAAGAACCTTATTGTGGTTACCCTGGCTTTAATCTCACGTGCGACTCACGTGGCCGTTCCATTATCAATCTCTCCTCCCAAAACTACGTCGTTTTACAAATCTTTTACCAAAACCAATCTGTTATCCTATCAAACGCTGCGTTTTTGGATCTTGACGACGAACAAGCTTGTTTACCTTTTATACGGAACTTAACTGATCTCTCACCTGATTTCAAGATCGCCGAAACGGATGATGATCGGAACAGTGTGGTTTTGCTCTATAATTGTCGATTTTCTTCGATTGAGAGGAACAATCATTTTCTCAAGAACAGGATCGGTTGTTATGGAGAGAATGAAACGAATTCGGTTTTGGCTTTTTATGAAAGCGAAGAAGATGAATTGGTTGAGGCGTCGAGAATGTGTGTGCCTGGTCCGAACGGAGATGTTATGGCGGCGAAGACAGCGGTGGTGGAGAATAATGAATTGGGAATGGTGACGATGAGAGATGTGGTGAGGAGTGGGTTTATGGTTAATTGGATAGCTAGTAACTGTAGCGTATGTGAGGAAAGCGGTGGGAGGTGTGGATTCCTTTGGGATATCTATCATTTCAGATGCTTTTGCCCTGATAGGCCTCACGCCTTGAAGTGTTTTCCGGTGACGGCGGCGCCGGCGGCGG gaaaaaagaagagaaagttAATAATAGGAATAATAGCAG GGTTGGGTTCGGGAGTTCTTTTAACTACAATTGTCTTGGGAATCATTATGTGGCGCAGGAAACATAAACCTGCTACTTCAAGGAACATCCCTGATCCATATTTGAATGTGGATGATCCAGAGGGTGCAAGTGGTCATCTTGGGGTCCTTGTGTTTTCCTATAAAGATCTTACTGAAGCCACTAATAACTTTGATGCTGAAAAAGAACTTGGAGATGGAGGCTTTGGAGCTGTATACCATG GCGTGCTCAAAGACGGGAGAGAAGTAGCAGTGAAGCGATTATACGAGCACAACTACAAAAGAGTAGAACAATTCGTAAACGAGATAAAAATCCTCACACTCCTGCGCCACAAAAACTTGGTATCCCTCTATGGTTGCACTTCACACCGCAGCAGAGAACTCCTCCTAGTCTACGAGTACATTCCCAATGGCACAGTTGCAGACCATCTCCACGGAGACCAAGCCATAACAAGCCCTCTAACCTGGTCAATCCGCCTAAGCATCGCCATTGAAACAGCCAGTGCATTAGCCTACCTCCACGCCTCAGACATAGTCCACCGCGATGTCAAGACCAACAACATTCTCTTAGACAACAATTTCAGTGTCAAAGTTGCGGATTTCGGCCTATCAAGGCTTTTCCCCAACGATGTAACACATGTTTCAACTGCACCACAAGGGACCCCTGGCTACGTTGATCCAGAGTATCATCAGTGTTATCAGCTGACTAGTAAGAGCGATGTTTATAGCTTTGGAGTTGTTCTAGTTGAGCTCTTATCATCTATGCCTGCTGTTGATATAACAAGACATAGACATGAGATTAATCTCTCTAACTTAGCTATATCCAAGATTCAAAAAAGGGCTTATAATGAGTTGATTGATCAACAACTTGGGTTTGCTTCAGATATTGAAGTTAGAACTATGACCATTGCTGTAGCAGAGTTGGCTTTTGAGTGTTTACAACAAGATAAGGAAATGAGGCCTACAATGGATGAAGTTTTGGAAAGACTAAGGAGAATTGAAGATGGGAAAATTGAGACTCAACCACCACCGCCACAACCTTCCCCGGAATGTGGCGATGAAGTGGGGttgttaaaaaatatgaaacatGATCAGCATTCGCCATCATCGCCGAATGCTGTCACTGAAGCTTGGCCAAGTACTACTTCTACTACGCCTAATTTCAGTGCCTAA
- the LOC115712172 gene encoding uncharacterized protein LOC115712172, with protein MHSSSKNNNNNRSIFEKKQSTTKKPISTLSPHPQTQSLSSSNSPFKFKFNLNFTTIKQNPNHTTHLKTMAALQRFKLLATQCGVTQSPTRSPRTSPVIHLRRRKTTLRMLLGRSKSTVNYRTSPPRQRDSNSNSNSTSSVIDRFRFLRAAAAAAPAPEKATPVKRNSLKELFGSSSPVELEEEEVKGIYKENRVSVMVVGSTRLQSGSGSPRPAGWSGFRYRSLLRRTWRPMLVSIPE; from the coding sequence ATGCATTCGAGTtctaaaaacaacaacaacaacagatccatttttgaaaagaaacaatcaacaacaaaaaaacccaTAAGTACTCTCTCTCCTCATCCTCAAACTcaatcattatcatcatcaaattcaccattcaaattcaaattcaacCTCAATTTCACAACTATAAAACAAAACCCTAACCACACCACTCACCTCAAAACCATGGCTGCTCTTCAAAGATTCAAGCTCCTCGCAACTCAGTGCGGCGTCACACAGAGCCCCACACGCAGCCCTAGAACTTCTCCGGTCATCCACCTCCGTCGCCGGAAAACTACCCTCCGTATGCTTCTCGGCCGATCAAAAAGCACCGTCAATTACCGTACTTCTCCTCCTCGACAACGAGACTCCAATTCCAATTCCAATTCCACCTCCTCCGTCATCGACCGGTTTCGATTCCTCAGGGCTGCTGCTGCGGCGGCTCCGGCGCCGGAGAAAGCTACTCCGGTGAAGAGGAACAGTCTTAAGGAGCTTTTCGGGTCTTCTTCTCCGGTTGAattggaagaagaagaagttaaAGGTATTTATAAGGAGAACAGAGTGTCGGTTATGGTTGTCGGGTCGACCCGGTTACAATCCGGGTCGGGTTCTCCTAGACCCGCGGGGTGGTCGGGTTTCCGTTATAGGTCGTTATTGAGGAGGACGTGGCGCCCTATGCTGGTTTCTATCCCTGAGTAA
- the LOC115712361 gene encoding LEAF RUST 10 DISEASE-RESISTANCE LOCUS RECEPTOR-LIKE PROTEIN KINASE-like 1.1 isoform X3, whose translation MFNLRMGPTTPLLAFFFFFLRHLLLPSSAEGKEIPRPHNCTQFPCGKLGMIGFPFSNISRPDCGVFTLNCSEEQDPKIQFKKGGGWYGVKNINQPDLSSFVVLEKTLPFYWNHSKDRCKLINDFSAPTPNISLLFSSYNFTAEKLFTLYNCSHNVSITPSLLDVDKTSCQGDYDIYCNTQNISFPFKQQCPIITLPFSHPPPPPYPYPHQLIFQVEINRDCFKCRFFNGGKCYNDKDNKFRCLLHSKGKKKRKLIIGIIAGLGSGVLLTTIVLGIIMWRRKHKPATSRNIPDPYLNVDDPEGASGHLGVLVFSYKDLTEATNNFDAEKELGDGGFGAVYHGVLKDGREVAVKRLYEHNYKRVEQFVNEIKILTLLRHKNLVSLYGCTSHRSRELLLVYEYIPNGTVADHLHGDQAITSPLTWSIRLSIAIETASALAYLHASDIVHRDVKTNNILLDNNFSVKVADFGLSRLFPNDVTHVSTAPQGTPGYVDPEYHQCYQLTSKSDVYSFGVVLVELLSSMPAVDITRHRHEINLSNLAISKIQKRAYNELIDQQLGFASDIEVRTMTIAVAELAFECLQQDKEMRPTMDEVLERLRRIEDGKIETQPPPPQPSPECGDEVGLLKNMKHDQHSPSSPNAVTEAWPSTTSTTPNFSA comes from the exons ATGTTCAACCTCAGGATGGGTCCTACTACTCCTCTGCTtgctttctttttcttctttctcagACATCTTCTGCTTCCAAGCTCCGCTGAAGGAAAGGAAATTCCTCGTCCTCATAACTGTACACAATTTCCTTGTGGAAAACTTGGCATGATTGGTTTCCCTTTTAGCAATATCAGTAGACCTGATTGTGGGGTGTTCACACTGAACTGTTCAGAAGAACAAGATCCAAAGATCCAATTTAAGAAAGGAGGAGGCTGGTATGGTGTAAAAAATATCAATCAACCAGATCTTAGTTCTTTTGTGGTCTTGGAGAAAACACTACCCTTTTACTGGAATCATTCCAAGGATAGATGTAAACTTATCAATGATTTCTCTGCTCCCACACCTAACATTTCATTACTCTTCTCTTCCTATAACTTTACAGCTGAGAAATTGTTCACACTTTACAATTGCAGCCACAATGTTAGTATCACTCCATCTTTATTAGATGTTGATAAAACTAGTTGCCAAGGAGACTATGACATCTACTGCAACACTCAAAACATAAGTTTTCCATTCAAACAACAATGTCCAATTATCACTCTTCCATTTTCACATCCACCTCCACCTCCATATCCTTATCCTCATCAACTGATCTTTCAAGTGGAAATAAATCGTGATTGTTTTAAATGCCGCTTTTTTAATGGAGGGAAATGCTACAATGATAAAGATAATAAATTTCGGTGTCTTTTGCATTCAAAAG gaaaaaagaagagaaagttAATAATAGGAATAATAGCAG GGTTGGGTTCGGGAGTTCTTTTAACTACAATTGTCTTGGGAATCATTATGTGGCGCAGGAAACATAAACCTGCTACTTCAAGGAACATCCCTGATCCATATTTGAATGTGGATGATCCAGAGGGTGCAAGTGGTCATCTTGGGGTCCTTGTGTTTTCCTATAAAGATCTTACTGAAGCCACTAATAACTTTGATGCTGAAAAAGAACTTGGAGATGGAGGCTTTGGAGCTGTATACCATG GCGTGCTCAAAGACGGGAGAGAAGTAGCAGTGAAGCGATTATACGAGCACAACTACAAAAGAGTAGAACAATTCGTAAACGAGATAAAAATCCTCACACTCCTGCGCCACAAAAACTTGGTATCCCTCTATGGTTGCACTTCACACCGCAGCAGAGAACTCCTCCTAGTCTACGAGTACATTCCCAATGGCACAGTTGCAGACCATCTCCACGGAGACCAAGCCATAACAAGCCCTCTAACCTGGTCAATCCGCCTAAGCATCGCCATTGAAACAGCCAGTGCATTAGCCTACCTCCACGCCTCAGACATAGTCCACCGCGATGTCAAGACCAACAACATTCTCTTAGACAACAATTTCAGTGTCAAAGTTGCGGATTTCGGCCTATCAAGGCTTTTCCCCAACGATGTAACACATGTTTCAACTGCACCACAAGGGACCCCTGGCTACGTTGATCCAGAGTATCATCAGTGTTATCAGCTGACTAGTAAGAGCGATGTTTATAGCTTTGGAGTTGTTCTAGTTGAGCTCTTATCATCTATGCCTGCTGTTGATATAACAAGACATAGACATGAGATTAATCTCTCTAACTTAGCTATATCCAAGATTCAAAAAAGGGCTTATAATGAGTTGATTGATCAACAACTTGGGTTTGCTTCAGATATTGAAGTTAGAACTATGACCATTGCTGTAGCAGAGTTGGCTTTTGAGTGTTTACAACAAGATAAGGAAATGAGGCCTACAATGGATGAAGTTTTGGAAAGACTAAGGAGAATTGAAGATGGGAAAATTGAGACTCAACCACCACCGCCACAACCTTCCCCGGAATGTGGCGATGAAGTGGGGttgttaaaaaatatgaaacatGATCAGCATTCGCCATCATCGCCGAATGCTGTCACTGAAGCTTGGCCAAGTACTACTTCTACTACGCCTAATTTCAGTGCCTAA